In a genomic window of Rhopalosiphum maidis isolate BTI-1 chromosome 4, ASM367621v3, whole genome shotgun sequence:
- the LOC113547745 gene encoding actin-related protein 8, with protein MPIVNENNVELEKVSSNSVIIIHPGSLYLRIGRASDVTPFKYVHGLARVNLLSETTKRRDQILPNFPYKNSDTLAAMEDSRLQASHMLQSSLQSNGDRRYATPPQQIAAYNRNSVPKYKDNVPRTHTNLSSAVGNVYGEEIFNLASELDYNVFFPILNGELNINGQIGGSLTAVLADLEAIWTHCINKLLNIKTSEFHNYKVILIIPDIFNRVHVREMMSMILLSMKFKACLLIQDHVAATYGAGLGYACVVDVGHRKTSVSCVEDGISQLNTRIRLRYGGGNITQTFHWLLKKCSFPYHECNPMTNYYDALLLNQLKQDFCHLNLDRCGAVQKTVTVMKPTKRQVQYTIQVGDESMIAVLGMFNPMLLGITDNNHYVIQETSKSLPEDPYDEEFLRETSRRGTGREMETETQIENSIVHTTEEEICVDQIETAGNYFDIETGRPQSLDKVIVQSIERLTSDEIKRKMYSSILVVGGGLKFDGACAWLKSKISLNAQQVYYGGHIEIISSPKDLDPQIVTWKGAAILAGLESSNELWISGKEWSSWSIRILKERAMFNW; from the exons atgccGATTGTGAATGAAAACAATGTGGag TTAGAAAAAGTATCGTCAAATTCAGTGATCATCATACATCCTGGATCTTTGTATTTACGAATTGGCCGTGCGAGTGATGTTACTCCATTCAAATATGTTCACGGTTTGGCCAGGGTTAATCTACTTTCAGAGACAACGAAGAGGAGGGACCAAATATTACCAAATTTTCCATATaaa AACTCTGATACATTAGCAGCCATGGAAGACAGCAGATTGCAAGCATCTCATATGCTACAGTCAAGCTTACAGTCAAACGGTGATAGAAGGTATGCAACACCACCTCAACAAATAGCTGCTTATAATCGAAATTCTGTACCAAAATACAAGGATAATGTACCACGGACACACACAAATTTGTCATCTGCAGTTGGTAATGTCTATGGAGAAGAA atttttaatttagcttCTGAACTAGattataatgttttctttCCAATATTGAATGGcgaattaaacattaatggtCAAATTGGAGGTTCATTAACAGCTGTTTTAGCAGATCTTGAAGCTATTTGGACACattgtataaacaaattactaaaCATTAAGACTTCAGAATTCCAC AACTATAAAGTCATTCTAATTATACCGGATATATTCAACAGAGTTCATGTGAGAGAAATGAtgtcaatgatattattgagTATGAAGTTTAAAGCTTGTCTTCTTATACAA GACCATGTCGCAGCTACTTATGGTGCTGGTTTGGGTTATGCATGTGTGGTAGATGTTGGTCACAGGAAAACATCAGTGAGTTGTGTAGAAGATGGTATATCTCAATTAAATACACGGATTAGATTACGTTATGGAGGAG GGAATATCACTCAAACATTTCATTGgctactaaaaaaatgtagttttccATACCATGAATGCAATCCTATgactaattattatgatgctTTACTACTAAATCAATTGAAACAagatttttgtcatttaaatttggatagATGTGGCGCTGTACAAAAAACAGTAACTGTAATGAAACCAACAAAACGACAAGTACAATACACAATACAG GTAGGTGATGAATCAATGATAGCTGTTTTAGGCATGTTCAATCCAATGTTGTTAGGTATCACTGATAACAATCATTATGTAATTCAAGAAACATCTAAATCACTACCTGAAGATCCTTATGATGAAGAGTTTTTAAGAGAAACTAgt agacGTGGTACTGGCCGTGAAATGGAAACTGAAACACAAATTGAAAACAGTATTGTGCATACCACAGAAGAAGAAATATGTGTTGATCAAATTGAAACTGCAGGAAATTATTTCGACATTGAAACAGGAAGACCACAAAGTCTTGATAAAGTCATTGTACAAAGTATTGAACGTTTAA CTTCAGATGAAATCAAACGAAAAATGTATAGCAGTATTTTAGTGGTAGGTGGTGGACTTAAATTTGATGGGGCATGTGCTTGGTTAAAAagcaaaatatcattaaatgcgCAACAAGTTTATTATGGAG gacatattgaaattataagcTCACCAAAAGATTTGGATCCACAAATCGTTACATGGAAGGGTGCTGCCATACTTGCTGGTTTAGAATCATCTAATGAACTTTGGATAAGTGGTAAAGAATGGTCTTCGTGGAGTATTAGGATTTTAAAAGAACGAGCAATGTTTAATTGGTGA